The proteins below are encoded in one region of Corynebacterium sphenisci DSM 44792:
- a CDS encoding ATP-binding cassette domain-containing protein produces MSAGADPAVRVAGAGFRYARGTAGDLAAEGVSGISFELAPGTVTLLCGPSGSGKTTALRLLNGLVPQFHRGELTGEITVAGEAVPNRPLHEAGRSTGMVFQNPRTGFFTDAVLAELAFGSENLGADRATTVARVRAAAAATGVTGLLGRGLGELSGGQTQQVAFAAAIAAEPPVLLLDEPTSNLSAEAIGRLRRLIAEQKAAGRAVVVAEHRLHFLRDLVDQVLYFRNGRIERRFDGESFFALDEATRRGLGLRRLAAPERPAPPAPPAEAAADGLELRSVRFGYRGRPVLDIDRAVFPAGRITALTGPNGCGKTTLARLICGLADPARGGEIRLAGRRLRGPARARASYIVMQDVGRQLFADTVAHEVTLGLDRAAAAAVDVAGLLADLDLAGLQDRHPQSLSGGQRQRLVLASALAQDKRVHILDEPTSGVGRAHLEAIAARMRALADAGSVVVVVTHDEELIEACADHEVHLPAVNRVAGPGSPR; encoded by the coding sequence GTGAGCGCCGGGGCGGATCCCGCGGTGCGGGTCGCCGGGGCGGGGTTCCGCTACGCCCGCGGCACCGCCGGGGACCTCGCCGCGGAGGGAGTGTCCGGGATCTCCTTCGAGCTCGCCCCGGGCACGGTGACCCTGCTGTGCGGGCCCTCCGGCTCCGGCAAGACCACCGCGCTGCGGTTGCTCAACGGGCTGGTGCCGCAGTTCCACCGCGGCGAGCTCACCGGGGAGATCACCGTCGCCGGGGAGGCGGTGCCGAACCGCCCGCTGCACGAGGCCGGGCGCAGCACCGGGATGGTCTTCCAGAACCCGCGCACCGGCTTCTTCACCGACGCGGTGCTCGCCGAACTGGCCTTCGGCTCGGAGAACCTGGGCGCCGACCGGGCCACCACGGTCGCCCGGGTGCGCGCCGCCGCGGCCGCCACCGGGGTCACCGGGCTGCTCGGCCGGGGCCTGGGCGAGCTCTCCGGCGGGCAGACCCAGCAGGTCGCCTTCGCCGCCGCGATCGCCGCCGAGCCACCGGTGCTGCTGCTCGACGAGCCCACCTCGAACCTCTCCGCCGAGGCGATCGGCCGGCTACGCCGGCTGATCGCGGAGCAGAAGGCCGCGGGCCGGGCGGTGGTCGTCGCCGAGCACCGGCTGCACTTCCTGCGCGATCTGGTGGACCAGGTGCTGTACTTCCGGAACGGCCGGATCGAGCGCCGCTTCGACGGGGAGTCCTTCTTCGCCCTCGACGAGGCCACCCGGCGCGGCCTCGGCCTGCGCCGGCTGGCCGCCCCGGAGCGGCCGGCGCCCCCGGCCCCGCCGGCGGAGGCCGCGGCGGACGGCCTGGAGCTGCGCTCGGTGCGCTTCGGCTACCGGGGCCGGCCGGTGCTGGACATCGACCGGGCGGTGTTCCCGGCCGGCCGGATCACCGCGCTCACCGGGCCCAACGGCTGCGGCAAGACCACCCTGGCCCGGCTCATCTGCGGGCTGGCGGACCCGGCCCGCGGCGGGGAGATCCGGCTGGCCGGGCGCCGGCTGCGCGGCCCGGCCCGGGCCCGGGCCAGCTACATCGTGATGCAGGACGTGGGCCGGCAGCTCTTCGCCGACACCGTCGCCCACGAGGTCACCCTGGGCCTGGACCGCGCCGCCGCGGCCGCGGTGGACGTCGCCGGGCTGCTCGCCGACCTGGATCTCGCCGGGCTGCAGGACCGGCATCCGCAGTCGCTCTCCGGCGGGCAGCGCCAGCGCCTGGTGCTCGCCTCGGCGCTGGCCCAGGACAAGCGGGTGCACATCCTCGACGAGCCGACCTCCGGGGTGGGCCGGGCGCATCTGGAGGCGATCGCCGCCCGGATGCGGGCCCTGGCCGATGCCGGGTCGGTGGTGGTCGTGGTCACCCATGACGAGGAGCTGATCGAGGCCTGCGCCGATCATGAGGTGCACCTGCCGGCGGTGAACCGGGTGGCCGGGCCGGGTTCGCCGCGCTGA
- a CDS encoding energy-coupling factor transporter transmembrane component T gives MTGPAPAAAAGEAAADPIAAARVRPAARPDPRTVLLFLLTANVLALGAPTLSVPTAASACAVALLAVAGRRRAAVRFALVFLICFGAAVAAPRLAANGLTAAVSLFGFWFGRFSVAIAAGWWAVTSLKPTELIEALRRLRLPNAVVVPLAVVLRVLPVIAVEAAAVIDAMTLRGLRPDSRGLAAHPVRTGELVLIPLLTTVVRAGDELAAAAMVRGLGAPGRPRGIAPLGPRAVDAVVLAMIVGLLVANYGGWGLP, from the coding sequence GTGACCGGGCCCGCCCCCGCCGCCGCGGCCGGGGAGGCCGCCGCGGACCCGATCGCCGCCGCCCGGGTGCGCCCGGCGGCCCGCCCGGATCCGCGCACCGTGCTGCTCTTCCTGCTCACCGCGAACGTGCTCGCCCTGGGCGCGCCCACCCTGAGCGTGCCCACCGCCGCCTCGGCCTGCGCGGTGGCGCTGCTCGCCGTGGCCGGCCGGCGCCGGGCCGCGGTGCGCTTCGCCCTGGTCTTCCTGATCTGCTTCGGCGCCGCCGTCGCCGCCCCGCGGCTCGCGGCCAACGGCCTCACCGCGGCGGTGAGCCTCTTCGGCTTCTGGTTCGGCCGCTTCTCGGTGGCAATCGCCGCCGGCTGGTGGGCGGTGACCTCGCTCAAGCCCACCGAGCTGATCGAGGCGCTGCGCCGGCTGCGGCTGCCGAACGCGGTGGTGGTGCCGCTGGCGGTGGTGCTGCGCGTCCTGCCGGTGATCGCGGTGGAGGCCGCCGCGGTCATCGACGCGATGACCCTGCGCGGGCTGCGCCCCGATTCCCGGGGCCTGGCCGCGCATCCGGTGCGCACCGGGGAGCTGGTGCTCATCCCGCTGCTGACCACCGTGGTGCGCGCCGGCGATGAGCTGGCCGCCGCCGCCATGGTGCGCGGCCTGGGCGCCCCGGGCAGGCCCCGGGGCATCGCCCCGCTGGGCCCGCGCGCCGTCGACGCGGTGGTGCTCGCCATGATCGTGGGCCTGCTCGTGGCCAACTACGGCGGCTGGGGGCTGCCGTGA
- a CDS encoding ABC transporter ATP-binding protein, whose protein sequence is MNETTAHGHGVADWRDPLLLGRYRAMMTPAGRRLLTRALILHALGGVLEGLGLLALLPAATVLATGSPSLGLGLAGWLWVLAGLAVAAAVLRYAQARVGYAAAIDFLRTGHRAIGDQLARLPLGWFTKERTGGLSRLMSDGFMAAAGGVAHIMPEAVTSAFAVLTLILGGWFWDPRIGLTLTLLAPVALAAMVAAQALKRAKDRPMSAAQAELSARLVEYAACQPALRAAGRAEDFAPLGGACARVDRARWVNMWWSLLALTLNGIVVQAFVVLLITGVAALAVSGDVAPVQAVAFIGLTLRFSRSLDAIGRFVVSMEIARPPLEEAGAIIGAPGLPEPDPAATAARTAPGRVEFDHVTFGYDPDHPVLRDLSFTAEPGTMTALVGPSGCGKTTVHRLISRFWDVDSGTVRVDGADIRELPTETLMAQLSLVFQDVYLFDDTLEANIRVGRPEATGAEVRAAADLAGVTAIAERLPGGWAARVGEGGRGLSGGERQRVSIARALLKRAPIVLFDEATSALDAENEANVLASVETLRAESTFIVIAHRLDTIRDADRIIVLDEHGRVAETGTHEQLHAAGGAYRRFWDRREAATGWTLAG, encoded by the coding sequence ATGAATGAGACCACCGCGCACGGCCACGGGGTCGCCGACTGGCGGGATCCGCTGCTGCTCGGCCGCTACCGGGCCATGATGACCCCCGCGGGGCGCCGGCTGCTCACCCGGGCGCTGATCCTGCACGCCCTCGGCGGGGTGCTGGAGGGCCTCGGCCTGCTCGCCCTGCTGCCGGCGGCCACGGTGCTCGCCACCGGCTCCCCCTCCCTCGGCCTGGGCCTGGCCGGCTGGCTGTGGGTGCTCGCCGGACTGGCCGTCGCCGCCGCGGTGCTGCGCTACGCGCAGGCCCGGGTGGGCTACGCCGCGGCCATCGACTTCCTGCGCACCGGGCACCGCGCCATCGGCGACCAGCTGGCCCGGCTGCCGCTGGGCTGGTTCACCAAGGAGCGCACCGGGGGCCTGTCCCGGCTCATGTCCGACGGGTTCATGGCCGCCGCCGGCGGGGTGGCGCACATCATGCCGGAGGCGGTGACCTCCGCCTTCGCGGTGCTCACCCTGATCCTCGGCGGCTGGTTCTGGGATCCCCGGATCGGGCTCACCCTCACCCTGCTCGCCCCGGTGGCGCTGGCCGCGATGGTCGCCGCCCAGGCGCTCAAGCGCGCCAAGGACCGGCCGATGAGCGCCGCCCAGGCGGAGCTGTCCGCCCGCCTGGTGGAGTACGCCGCCTGCCAGCCGGCGCTGCGCGCGGCCGGCCGGGCCGAGGACTTCGCGCCCCTGGGCGGGGCCTGCGCCCGGGTGGACCGGGCCCGGTGGGTGAACATGTGGTGGTCGCTGCTGGCGCTCACCCTCAACGGGATCGTGGTGCAGGCCTTCGTGGTGCTGCTCATCACCGGGGTGGCCGCGCTGGCGGTGTCCGGGGACGTCGCCCCGGTGCAGGCGGTGGCCTTCATCGGGTTGACCCTGCGGTTCAGCCGCAGTCTGGACGCGATCGGCCGGTTCGTGGTGAGCATGGAGATCGCCCGGCCCCCGCTGGAGGAGGCCGGCGCCATCATCGGGGCGCCCGGGCTGCCGGAGCCGGACCCCGCCGCGACCGCGGCGCGCACCGCCCCCGGCCGGGTCGAGTTCGACCACGTCACCTTCGGCTACGACCCGGACCACCCGGTGCTGCGGGATCTCTCCTTCACCGCCGAACCGGGCACGATGACCGCCCTGGTGGGGCCCTCGGGCTGCGGCAAGACCACCGTGCACCGGCTGATCTCGAGGTTCTGGGACGTCGACTCCGGCACCGTGCGCGTCGATGGCGCGGACATCCGGGAGCTGCCCACGGAAACCCTCATGGCGCAGCTCTCCCTGGTCTTCCAGGACGTGTACCTCTTCGACGACACCCTGGAGGCGAACATCCGGGTGGGCCGGCCGGAGGCCACCGGGGCCGAGGTGCGCGCCGCCGCGGATCTCGCCGGGGTCACCGCGATCGCCGAGCGGCTGCCCGGCGGCTGGGCGGCGAGGGTCGGCGAGGGCGGCCGGGGCCTGTCCGGCGGGGAGCGCCAGCGCGTCTCCATCGCCCGGGCGCTGCTGAAGAGGGCCCCGATCGTGCTCTTCGACGAGGCGACCAGCGCCCTGGACGCGGAGAACGAGGCCAACGTCCTGGCCAGCGTGGAGACGCTGCGCGCGGAGTCGACCTTCATCGTGATCGCGCACCGGCTGGACACCATCCGCGACGCCGACCGGATCATCGTCCTCGACGAGCACGGCCGGGTGGCGGAAACCGGCACCCACGAGCAGCTGCACGCCGCCGGCGGCGCCTACCGCAGGTTCTGGGACCGCCGGGAGGCCGCCACCGGCTGGACCCTGGCCGGCTGA
- the rsmA gene encoding 16S rRNA (adenine(1518)-N(6)/adenine(1519)-N(6))-dimethyltransferase RsmA — protein sequence MAADHPGAPPVRYLGPAEIRDLATGLGLSPTKKLGQNFVHDPNTVRRIVDAAGIGPGDHPVEVGPGLGSLTLALLDRCGRASAVEIDPRLAELLPATCAERAPGRPLRLVRADAMTVTAADLAAAEVHGGTAAALADPPTALVANLPYNVSVPVLLHMLAEFPGIRTVLVMVQAEVADRLAAAPGSRAYGVPSVKAAFHGRVRRAGAIGRTVFWPAPKVDSGLVRIDVFGPGSPAGEAPWPVDAATREAVWPLVDAAFAQRRKTLRAALAGHYGSAAAAEAALRAAGVDPGLRGERLGVADFVRLAGVAAGR from the coding sequence TTGGCCGCCGACCACCCCGGCGCGCCCCCGGTGCGCTACCTCGGCCCCGCCGAGATCCGCGATCTCGCCACCGGCCTGGGGCTCTCGCCGACGAAGAAGCTGGGCCAGAACTTCGTGCACGACCCCAACACGGTGCGCCGGATCGTCGACGCCGCCGGCATCGGCCCCGGCGACCACCCCGTGGAGGTCGGCCCCGGCCTGGGCTCGCTCACCCTCGCCCTGCTGGACCGCTGCGGCCGGGCCAGCGCCGTGGAAATCGACCCCCGGCTCGCCGAGCTGCTGCCCGCCACCTGCGCCGAACGCGCCCCCGGCCGCCCGCTGCGGCTGGTGCGCGCCGACGCCATGACCGTCACCGCCGCCGATCTCGCCGCCGCGGAGGTGCACGGCGGCACCGCCGCCGCGCTCGCCGACCCGCCCACCGCCCTGGTGGCGAACCTGCCCTACAACGTCTCCGTGCCGGTGCTGCTGCACATGCTCGCCGAGTTCCCCGGCATCCGCACCGTGCTGGTGATGGTGCAGGCCGAGGTCGCCGACCGGCTCGCCGCGGCCCCCGGGTCCCGGGCCTACGGGGTGCCCAGCGTCAAGGCCGCCTTCCACGGCCGGGTGCGCCGGGCCGGCGCCATCGGCCGCACCGTCTTCTGGCCCGCCCCGAAGGTCGACTCCGGGCTGGTGCGGATCGACGTCTTCGGCCCCGGCTCCCCGGCCGGGGAGGCCCCCTGGCCGGTGGACGCCGCCACCCGGGAGGCGGTGTGGCCCCTGGTGGACGCCGCCTTCGCGCAACGCCGGAAGACCCTGCGCGCGGCGCTGGCCGGGCACTACGGCTCCGCGGCGGCCGCGGAGGCGGCGCTGCGCGCCGCCGGCGTCGACCCCGGCCTGCGCGGGGAGCGCCTGGGCGTCGCCGATTTCGTCCGCCTCGCCGGGGTGGCCGCCGGCCGGTAG
- a CDS encoding TatD family hydrolase, whose translation MSRKKRPVARPAAPMGPLFDAHTHLASCGARDDAAVAALMDRAAAAGVVGVCTVGDGLAETELAAAAARGHDRVWAAAAIHPTRAGELDEAARARLAELAAEPRVVAVGETGLDWYWLGKMDGCADRGTQLEALRWHMDLAREVGKPLMIHNREADEDLLAALEGYDHPVILHCFSSPPAVAREALGRGYVLSFTGNVTFKRNDHLRAAVAEAPAGQLLVETDAPYMTAEPHRGARNEPAFIGHQVRCMAEVRGVAAEEMAALLTGNAARIYGIDLG comes from the coding sequence ATGTCCAGGAAGAAGCGCCCCGTCGCCCGCCCCGCCGCCCCGATGGGGCCGCTGTTCGACGCGCACACCCACCTCGCCTCCTGCGGCGCCCGCGATGACGCGGCCGTCGCCGCGCTCATGGACCGCGCCGCCGCGGCCGGGGTGGTGGGGGTGTGCACCGTCGGCGACGGCCTGGCCGAGACCGAGCTCGCCGCCGCGGCCGCCCGCGGCCACGACCGGGTGTGGGCGGCCGCCGCGATCCACCCCACCCGGGCCGGGGAGCTCGACGAAGCCGCCCGGGCCCGGCTCGCCGAGCTCGCCGCCGAACCCCGGGTGGTCGCCGTCGGGGAGACCGGCCTGGACTGGTACTGGCTGGGCAAAATGGACGGCTGCGCGGACCGGGGGACCCAGCTCGAGGCCCTGCGCTGGCATATGGATCTCGCCCGCGAGGTCGGCAAACCGCTGATGATCCACAACCGGGAGGCCGACGAGGACCTCCTCGCCGCGCTCGAGGGCTACGACCATCCGGTGATCCTGCACTGCTTCAGCTCCCCGCCGGCGGTCGCCCGGGAGGCGCTGGGCCGCGGCTACGTGCTCTCCTTCACCGGCAACGTCACCTTCAAGCGCAACGACCACCTGCGCGCCGCGGTCGCCGAGGCCCCGGCGGGGCAGCTGCTGGTGGAGACCGACGCGCCCTACATGACCGCCGAACCCCACCGGGGCGCGCGCAATGAGCCGGCCTTCATCGGCCACCAGGTGCGCTGCATGGCGGAGGTCCGCGGGGTCGCCGCCGAGGAGATGGCCGCGCTGCTCACCGGCAACGCCGCGCGGATCTACGGCATCGACCTGGGCTGA
- a CDS encoding resuscitation-promoting factor has product MSNTAKRTVNPRNTRAAAPMKFGAATLVVAMAAGGGVAAATQKTVTVEVDGQVRQVSVIYGGLDRVLDSAEVDLGAGDEVIAQDTVTDGDRIIVRTAKPVTLVVDGVRRELTTTAATVREMLAELPDLDGAAVDGSGRIPADGVELAITTPKEIELADDGHVARMSLPAATVAEVLKMRGIELGPGDSVTPDPATKVVQGLRIAVSRIIEREIVEDVEVAPGEEVIEDPEMFEDEWEVIEEGVPGQKRVTYKVTTRDGEELARDVVAEEPMREATATLVRRGTKARPAAPAAGYGVWDELAQCESGGDWHIDNGNGFSGGLQFTDSTWAAYGGTEYAPRASQASREQQIAVAERVQAGQGWGAWPACSAQLGLI; this is encoded by the coding sequence GTGAGCAACACCGCCAAGCGCACCGTCAACCCCCGCAACACCCGGGCCGCCGCGCCCATGAAGTTCGGGGCCGCCACCCTGGTCGTGGCCATGGCCGCCGGCGGCGGGGTCGCCGCCGCCACCCAGAAGACCGTCACCGTCGAGGTCGACGGCCAGGTGCGCCAGGTCTCCGTCATCTACGGCGGCCTGGACCGGGTGCTCGACTCCGCCGAGGTCGATCTCGGCGCCGGCGACGAGGTCATCGCCCAGGACACCGTCACCGACGGCGACCGGATCATCGTGCGCACCGCCAAGCCGGTCACCCTCGTCGTCGACGGGGTGCGCCGGGAGCTGACCACCACCGCCGCCACCGTGCGCGAGATGCTCGCCGAACTGCCCGACCTGGACGGCGCCGCCGTCGACGGCTCCGGCCGGATCCCCGCCGACGGGGTGGAGCTGGCGATCACCACCCCGAAGGAGATCGAGCTCGCCGATGACGGCCACGTCGCCCGGATGAGCCTGCCCGCGGCCACCGTCGCCGAGGTGCTGAAGATGCGCGGCATCGAGCTCGGCCCCGGCGACAGCGTCACCCCCGACCCGGCCACGAAGGTGGTGCAGGGCCTGCGCATCGCGGTGTCCCGGATCATCGAGCGCGAGATCGTGGAGGACGTCGAGGTGGCCCCCGGGGAGGAGGTCATCGAGGACCCGGAGATGTTCGAGGACGAGTGGGAGGTCATCGAGGAGGGCGTCCCCGGGCAGAAGCGGGTCACCTACAAGGTGACCACCCGCGACGGCGAGGAGCTCGCCCGCGACGTCGTCGCCGAGGAGCCGATGCGCGAGGCCACCGCCACCCTGGTGCGCCGCGGCACCAAGGCCCGCCCCGCCGCCCCGGCCGCCGGCTACGGCGTCTGGGACGAGCTCGCCCAGTGCGAGTCCGGCGGCGACTGGCACATCGACAACGGCAACGGCTTCTCCGGCGGGCTGCAGTTCACCGACTCCACCTGGGCCGCCTACGGCGGCACCGAGTACGCCCCGCGGGCCAGCCAGGCCAGCCGGGAGCAGCAGATCGCGGTCGCCGAGCGCGTCCAGGCCGGGCAGGGCTGGGGCGCCTGGCCCGCCTGCTCCGCCCAGCTGGGCCTCATCTAG
- a CDS encoding TetR/AcrR family transcriptional regulator, whose product MNAARVGRKTGPKPIFTLADVEAAALRLGIRDFTLTGVAKELGVATPSLYRVVDSRQDLLDRLLARLAADFRVPDPTLSWQDQLRRFADDCWAGYEANPGLAEVLLDNPGIHAHIQGYLDQMVTGLRGAGFPGDEARMEFALDFIGDTALVTHIAVAAIRREGLDAARERMDRIRPEGSRRFVPDDTWLDRGFLDGKVEFIIAGLEAGH is encoded by the coding sequence ATGAATGCAGCGCGCGTGGGACGCAAGACCGGTCCGAAGCCCATCTTCACGCTGGCCGACGTCGAGGCCGCGGCGCTGCGCCTGGGCATCCGGGACTTCACCCTCACCGGGGTCGCCAAGGAGCTCGGGGTGGCCACCCCGAGCCTGTACCGGGTGGTGGACTCCCGCCAGGACCTGCTCGACCGGCTGCTCGCCCGGCTGGCGGCGGATTTCCGGGTGCCGGATCCGACGCTGTCCTGGCAGGACCAGCTGCGCCGCTTCGCCGACGACTGCTGGGCCGGCTACGAGGCGAACCCGGGCCTGGCCGAGGTGCTGCTGGACAACCCCGGGATACACGCGCACATCCAGGGCTACCTGGACCAGATGGTCACCGGCCTACGCGGCGCCGGCTTCCCCGGCGACGAGGCCCGGATGGAGTTCGCCCTGGACTTCATCGGGGACACCGCGCTGGTCACCCATATCGCGGTCGCCGCGATCCGCCGGGAGGGGCTGGACGCCGCCCGGGAGCGGATGGACCGGATCCGCCCCGAGGGATCGCGGCGCTTCGTCCCCGACGACACCTGGCTGGACCGGGGCTTCCTCGACGGCAAGGTCGAGTTCATTATCGCCGGGCTGGAGGCCGGGCACTAG
- a CDS encoding ABC transporter ATP-binding protein — protein MSSSAASAPPGPAPGGPAEPDPRPPAGTPPATDPAAKRAAGQAALKELLAPVRGRLWLGRILGAASGILAIAPYIALVRLGEVLLAARAAGVAPDADRVHRIAMLLIGTFLGQLVLLFTALAATHFADLRLGAILRDRIIDRVSRAPLSWFTEKTSGRIRKAVQDDVSTLHALVAHAPVDTTVAVVTPLALVGYAMSIDWRLGLLTIAMIPIYLGLQALMLRGMGEKTAEMDTRLGHVSATAVEFADGIAVVKAFGTVGRSHARFARAADEFGDFYYDWVKPMLRSSAISLSAVSVPVLVLINVAGGAALVRAGAVGPADVVATALIALVLPGSIETLMNMAWSYELAGAAAHRLHEILATGELPAGEAEAPAGAGRVEFRGVGFSYGEHRALDGVDLTLEPGTVTALLGESGSGKSTLATMLARFQDPDEGEILLDGAPIADLRPAELYRRVAFVLQDPQLPRLSLRENIALARPEATEEEIWAAARDAAIDQEIAALPEGLDTVYGEDSVLSGGQAQRIAIARALLADADVLILDEAMSATDPDAQADIQTALNRLTAGRTVLVIAHRPESVLGADQVVVLDRGRVAERLAGAEITGSALRRITLARGAAGAADHAAGAAPAGAEGKDATDE, from the coding sequence ATGAGCAGCAGCGCAGCATCCGCACCACCCGGGCCCGCCCCGGGCGGCCCGGCCGAACCCGACCCGCGGCCGCCGGCGGGCACCCCGCCGGCGACGGACCCGGCGGCCAAGCGTGCCGCCGGCCAGGCGGCCCTGAAGGAGCTGCTCGCCCCGGTGCGCGGCCGGCTGTGGCTGGGCCGGATCCTCGGCGCCGCCTCCGGGATCCTGGCCATCGCCCCCTACATCGCCCTGGTCCGCCTCGGCGAGGTGCTGCTCGCCGCCCGCGCCGCCGGGGTCGCCCCCGACGCCGATCGGGTGCACCGGATCGCGATGCTGCTCATCGGCACCTTCCTCGGCCAGCTGGTGCTGCTCTTCACCGCCCTGGCCGCCACCCATTTCGCGGATCTGCGGCTCGGCGCCATCCTCCGCGACCGGATCATCGACCGGGTCTCCCGGGCGCCGCTGTCCTGGTTCACGGAGAAGACCTCCGGGCGGATCCGCAAGGCCGTCCAGGATGACGTGAGCACCCTGCACGCCCTGGTCGCGCATGCCCCGGTGGACACCACCGTCGCCGTGGTCACCCCGCTGGCCCTGGTCGGCTACGCGATGAGCATCGACTGGCGCCTGGGCCTGCTCACCATCGCCATGATCCCCATCTACCTGGGGCTGCAGGCGCTGATGCTGCGCGGCATGGGCGAGAAGACCGCGGAGATGGACACCCGCCTGGGCCACGTCTCCGCCACCGCGGTGGAGTTCGCCGACGGCATCGCCGTGGTGAAGGCCTTCGGGACGGTGGGCCGCTCACACGCCCGCTTCGCGCGGGCCGCCGACGAGTTCGGCGACTTCTACTACGACTGGGTCAAGCCCATGCTGCGCTCCTCGGCGATTTCGCTGTCCGCGGTCAGCGTGCCGGTGCTGGTGCTCATCAACGTCGCCGGCGGGGCCGCCCTGGTCCGCGCCGGGGCGGTCGGGCCGGCCGACGTCGTCGCCACCGCGCTCATCGCCCTGGTGCTGCCCGGCAGCATCGAGACCCTGATGAACATGGCCTGGTCCTATGAGCTGGCGGGGGCGGCGGCGCACCGGCTGCACGAGATCCTGGCCACCGGGGAACTGCCCGCCGGCGAGGCCGAGGCCCCCGCCGGCGCCGGGAGGGTCGAGTTCCGGGGCGTGGGCTTCTCCTACGGCGAGCACCGCGCCCTGGACGGGGTGGACCTCACGCTCGAACCGGGCACGGTCACCGCGCTGCTCGGCGAATCCGGATCCGGCAAATCCACCCTGGCCACCATGCTGGCCCGCTTCCAGGACCCCGACGAGGGCGAGATCCTGCTCGACGGGGCGCCCATCGCCGACCTGCGCCCGGCGGAGCTCTACCGCCGGGTGGCCTTCGTGCTGCAGGACCCGCAGCTGCCCCGGCTGAGCCTGCGCGAGAACATCGCCCTGGCCCGCCCGGAGGCCACCGAGGAGGAGATCTGGGCCGCCGCCCGGGACGCCGCCATCGACCAGGAGATCGCCGCCCTGCCGGAGGGCCTGGACACCGTCTACGGGGAGGACTCGGTGCTCTCCGGTGGGCAGGCACAGCGAATCGCGATCGCCCGCGCCCTGCTCGCCGACGCCGACGTGCTCATCCTCGACGAGGCGATGTCGGCCACCGACCCGGACGCCCAGGCGGACATCCAGACCGCCCTGAACCGGCTCACCGCCGGGCGCACCGTGCTGGTCATCGCGCACCGCCCGGAATCCGTGCTCGGCGCCGACCAGGTGGTGGTGCTCGACCGCGGCCGGGTGGCCGAGCGCCTCGCCGGCGCGGAGATCACCGGATCCGCGCTGCGCCGGATCACGCTCGCCCGCGGCGCCGCCGGCGCCGCCGACCACGCCGCCGGGGCCGCCCCGGCCGGCGCCGAGGGGAAGGACGCCACCGATGAATGA
- a CDS encoding MptD family putative ECF transporter S component: protein MATTNTAVAAGRLGTRDFINVGVFAALYFVVVFGTGMLGIIAPWVMFLGYGLGILLNGIVIALYVSRTPKFGALALIGLVNGLLFWATGHPWFTPILAPLLGLAGDAILAARRRDGLSAKRFPLAYAVMSLWYMVPLLPIVLDPAGYWTYVDETMGADYSRRMQELFQGWVLPAWAVAVFILGLLGGLLGVRATRRHFERSGLA, encoded by the coding sequence ATGGCCACCACGAACACCGCCGTCGCCGCCGGCCGGCTCGGCACCCGCGACTTCATCAACGTCGGCGTCTTCGCCGCCCTCTACTTCGTCGTCGTCTTCGGCACCGGGATGCTCGGCATCATCGCCCCCTGGGTGATGTTCCTCGGCTACGGGCTGGGCATCCTGCTCAACGGCATCGTGATCGCGCTCTACGTCTCCCGCACCCCGAAGTTCGGCGCCCTGGCCCTCATCGGCCTCGTCAACGGGCTGCTCTTCTGGGCCACCGGGCACCCCTGGTTCACCCCGATCCTCGCCCCGCTGCTGGGCCTGGCCGGCGACGCCATCCTCGCCGCCCGCCGCCGCGACGGCCTGTCCGCGAAGCGCTTCCCCCTCGCCTACGCGGTGATGAGCCTGTGGTACATGGTGCCGCTGCTGCCCATCGTGCTCGACCCGGCCGGGTACTGGACCTACGTCGACGAGACCATGGGCGCCGACTACTCGCGGCGGATGCAGGAGCTCTTCCAGGGCTGGGTGCTGCCGGCCTGGGCGGTGGCCGTGTTCATCCTCGGCCTGCTCGGCGGGCTGCTCGGGGTGCGCGCCACCCGCCGCCACTTCGAGCGCTCCGGTCTGGCGTGA